One region of Miscanthus floridulus cultivar M001 chromosome 19, ASM1932011v1, whole genome shotgun sequence genomic DNA includes:
- the LOC136529297 gene encoding benzyl alcohol O-benzoyltransferase-like, whose protein sequence is MASSLPPFTVRRGEPVLVRPSAPTPRETKLLSDIDDAEGMRFYSSGIHLYRANPAKAGQDPARVVREALARALVLYYPLAGRLREEAGRKLVVDCAAQGVMLAEADADLTADDFGDVKCPPFPCFEQFILESTTVAGVEPVVDRPLLYVQVTRLKCGGFIFGQRICHCVVDAPGAMQFEKAICEFARGATEALPSVTPSWGREMFMARQQPRPSYPHLEYREPAGGAETDRMMTTPPGDMVRVPFFFGPREIAGLRQRAPPGMRCSRFELVAACIWRSRTAALEYAPDEEVRLSFIVNARGRPEIPLPEGFYGNAFAYSVAATTAGELCGGDLGFALDLVRKAKSAVTYDYLLSVADLMVLTGRPLFALSRTYIVSDVSHAGFKSVDFGWGEAVYGGPAKGGEGPLPGVTNYFSRAKNGKGEECIVVPVCLPKDAMEKFLLEVEGLTAEL, encoded by the coding sequence ATGGCGTCGTCACTGCCTCCGTTCACGGTGCGCCGCGGGGAGCCGGTGCTGGTGCGGCCGTCGGCGCCGACGCCACGGGAGACGAAGCTGCTGTCGGACATCGATGACGCCGAGGGCATGCGGTTCTACAGCTCCGGCATCCACCTGTACCGCGCCAACCCGGCCAAGGCGGGGCAGGACCCGGCCAGGGTCGTCCGCGAGGCGCTGGCCAGGGCACTCGTCCTCTACTACCCGCTCGCCGGtcgcctccgcgaggaggcaggGAGGAAGCTCGTCGTCGACTGCGCCGCGCAGGGCGTCATGTTGGCCGAGGCCGACGCTGACCTCACCGCCGATGACTTCGGGGACGTCAAGTGCCCGCCGTTCCCGTGCTTCGAGCAGTTCATACTCGAGAGCACCACCGTCGCCGGGGTCGAGCCCGTCGTCGACCGCCCGTTGCTCTACGtccaggtgacgaggctcaagtgcggAGGCTTCATCTTCGGGCAGCGGATCTGCCACTGCGTGGTGGACGCGCCGGGCGCCATGCAGTTTGAGAAGGCCATATGCGAGTTCGCGCGCGGGGCCACCGAGGCGCTGCCGTCGGTGACGCCGTCCTGGGGCAGGGAGATGTTCATGGCGCGTCAGCAGCCGCGGCCGTCGTACCCGCACCTCGAGTACCGCGAGCCCGCGGGCGGGGCCGAGACCGACAGGATGATGACGACTCCCCCGGGTGACATGGTGCGCGTGCCCTTCTTCTTCGGTCCCCGGGAGATCGCGGGGCTGCGCCAGCGCGCGCCGCCCGGCATGCGCTGCTCCCGCTTCGAGCTCGTCGCCGCGTGCATCTGGCGCAGCCGGACCGCCGCGCTGGAGTACGCGCCGGACGAGGAGGTGCGGCTGTCGTTCATCGTGAATGCGCGCGGGCGGCCCGAGATCCCGCTCCCCGAGGGATTCTACGGGAACGCCTTCGCCTACTCCGTCGCGGCCACCACCGCCGGGGAGCTCTGTGGCGGGGACCTCGGGTTCGCGCTGGACCTGGTGAGGAAGGCCAAGTCGGCGGTCACGTACGACTACCTGCTGTCGGTGGCGGACCTGATGGTGCTCACGGGGCGGCCGCTGTTCGCGCTGTCCAGGACGTACATCGTGTCGGACGTCAGCCACGCCGGGTTCAAGAGCGTCGACTTCGGCTGGGGCGAGGCCGTCTACGGCGGGCCGGCCAAGGGCGGCGAAGGGCCGCTCCCCGGCGTCACCAACTACTTCTCGCGGGCCAAGAACGGCAAGGGGGAGGAGTGCATTGTGGTGCCCGTCTGCCTGCCCAAGGACGCCATGGAGAAGTTTCTGCTCGAGGTGGAAGGCCTCACCGCGGAGCTCTAG
- the LOC136527052 gene encoding LOB domain-containing protein 4-like, whose product MTGGGNGGRGACAVCKHQRRKCEPNCELATYFPAHRMNDFRALHLVFGVANLTKLIKANASDAARRRAAETLTWEARWRERDPSDGCYREVSCLRRDNAVLRAENAALRRQLAEQQQLLLCWSSACSTTGGALLHSASAINGTPPCGGNGLLTAARPHHAPAAPAAMHTTLAYRGMPVCTTTTANGGGRRPAPDAAAIAVRGGCGQVDASRDNKSSAR is encoded by the coding sequence ATGACCGGCGGCGGCAACGGTGGCCGCGGCGCGTGCGCGGTGTGCAAGCACCAGCGGCGCAAGTGCGAGCCCAACTGCGAGCTGGCCACCTACTTCCCGGCGCACAGGATGAACGACTTCCGCGCGCTGCACCTCGTCTTCGGGGTGGCCAACCTCACCAAGCTCATCAAGGCCAACGCCAGCgacgccgcccgccgccgcgccgccgagaCGCTCACCTGGGAGGCCCGGTGGCGGGAGCGCGACCCCTCGGACGGATGCTACCGCGAGGTCTCCTGCCTGCGCCGCGACAACGCCGTGCTGCGCGCCGAGAACGCCGCGCTGCGAAGGCAGCtggccgagcagcagcagctgctgctctgTTGGTCGAGTGCCTGCAGCACTACTGGCGGCGCGCTCCTGCACAGCGCCAGCGCCATCAACGGCACACCTCCGTGTGGGGGCAATGGACTTTTGACGGCGGCGAGACCTCATCATGCACCGGCAGCTCCGGCGGCAATGCACACCACGTTGGCCTACCGTGGCATGCCGGTGTGTACTACGACAACGGCCAACGGTGGTGGCAGGAGGCCGGCACCGGATGCTGCGGCCATCGCCGTGAGAGGAGGATGTGGTCAGGTCGACGCTTCTAGGGATAACAAGAGCAGCGCCAGGTGA
- the LOC136529774 gene encoding benzyl alcohol O-benzoyltransferase-like, which yields MAMASSLPPFTVRRRDPVLVAPSSPTPQETKPLSDIDDSEGMRFYSSGIHLYRANPSKAGQDPARVIREALAEALVPYYPLAGRLRELEGRKLVVDCAAQGVLFAEAEADLTADDFGDVQSPPFPCFEQFILESTTVAGVEPVVDRPLLYVQVTRLKCGGFIFGQRFCHCIVDAPGGMQFEKAVCEIARGAAAPSVAPAWGREMFMARDPPRPAYTHLEYREPAGGVGVDRMLTTPAADMARVPFFFGPREIAGLRQHAPPGMRCSRFELVAACIWRSRTAALGYAADEEVRLSFIVNARGRPDIPLPEGFYGNAFAYSVAATTAGELCGGDLGYALDLVKKAKSAVTYDYLLSVADLMVLTGRPLFELSRTYIVSDVSHAGFKSVDFGWGEAVYGGPAKGGEGPLPGVTNYFSRAKNGKGEEGTAVPICLPNDAMEKFQLEVEGLTAEL from the coding sequence ATGGCAATGGCATCGTCGCTGCCGCCGTTCACGGTGCGGCGCAGGGACCCGGTGCTGGTGGCGCCGTCGTCACCGACGCCGCAGGAGACGAAGCCACTCTCGGACATCGACGACTCCGAGGGCATGCGGTTCTACAGCTCCGGGATCCACCTATACCGCGCCAACCCATCCAAGGCGGGGCAGGACCCGGCCAGGGTCATCCGCGAGGCGCTGGCCGAGGCGCTCGTCCCCTACTACCCGCTCGCCGGCCGCCTCCGCGAGTTGGAAGGGAGGAAGCTCGTCGTCGACTGCGCCGCGCAGGGCGTCCTGttcgccgaggccgaggccgacctcaccGCCGACGACTTCGGCGACGTGCAGAGCCCGCCGTTCCCGTGCTTCGAGCAGTTCATCCTCGAGAGCACCACCGTCGCCGGCGTCGAGCCCGTCGTCGACCGCCCCTTGTTGTACGTCCAGGTCACGCGCCTCAAGTGCGGCGGGTTCATCTTCGGCCAGCGCTTCTGCCACTGCATCGTGGACGCGCCTGGCGGGATGCAGTTCGAGAAGGCCGTGTGCGAGATCGCGCgcggcgccgccgcgccgtcaGTGGCGCCGGCCTGGGGCAGGGAGATGTTCATGGCGCGCGACCCCCCGCGCCCGGCGTACACGCACCTCGAGTACCGCGAGCCCGCGGGCGGCGTTggcgtcgaccggatgctgaccaCTCCGGCCGCCGACATGGCGCGCGTCCCCTTCTTCTTCGGGCCACGGGAGATCGCGGGGCTGCGCCAGCACGCGCCGCCTGGGATGCGCTGCTCCCGCTTCGAGCTCGTCGCCGCGTGCATCTGGCGCAGCCGCACCGCCGCGCTCGGGTACGCGGCCGACGAGGAGGTGCGGCTGTCGTTCATCGTGAACGCGCGCGGGCGGCCCGACATCCCGCTCCCCGAGGGATTCTATGGCAACGCCTTCGCCTACTCCGTCGCGGCGACCACCGCCGGGGAGCTCTGCGGCGGGGACCTCGGGTACGCGCTGGACCTGGTGAAGAAGGCCAAATCAGCGGTGACCTACGACTACCTGCTGTCGGTGGCCGACCTGATGGTGCTCACGGGCCGGCCACTGTTCGAACTGTCGAGGACGTATATCGTGTCGGACGTCAGCCACGCTGGGTTCAAGAGCGTCGACTTCGGCTGGGGCGAGGCCGTCTACGGCGGGCCGGCCAAGGGCGGCGAAGGGCCCCTCCCCGGCGTCACCAACTACTTCTCGCGGGCCAAGAACGGCAAGGGGGAGGAGGGCACCGCCGTGCCCATCTGCCTGCCGAATGACGCCATGGAGAAGTTCCAGCTCGAGGTGGAAGGCCTCACCGCCGAGCTGTAG